The following coding sequences lie in one Acidimicrobiales bacterium genomic window:
- the rfbC gene encoding dTDP-4-dehydrorhamnose 3,5-epimerase — MPNISESDTIKGVWIVDPDGHGDERGRFYETYRREWFPLGREMIQGNRSDKAAGAVVGLHYHLHQADYWLCTRGTAKVVLHDLREGSPTDAATLHLEISGDNCRGVFIPPGVAHGFASLTDLTLTYLVDGYYNPDDELGVAWDDPDVGADWGIADPILSDRDKKNPYRADLPPGRRPYMGLRR, encoded by the coding sequence GTGCCCAACATCTCCGAGTCCGACACCATCAAGGGCGTCTGGATCGTCGACCCGGACGGCCACGGCGACGAGCGTGGCCGGTTCTACGAGACCTACCGCCGGGAGTGGTTCCCGCTCGGTAGGGAGATGATCCAGGGCAACCGCTCCGACAAGGCCGCCGGCGCCGTGGTCGGCCTCCACTATCACCTGCACCAGGCGGATTACTGGCTGTGCACCCGCGGAACCGCCAAGGTCGTGCTCCACGATCTGCGTGAGGGATCGCCCACCGACGCGGCCACCCTTCACCTCGAAATCAGCGGCGACAACTGCCGCGGAGTGTTCATCCCGCCGGGAGTTGCGCACGGTTTCGCTTCGCTGACCGATCTGACCCTCACCTACCTGGTCGACGGCTATTACAACCCCGACGACGAGCTGGGCGTCGCCTGGGACGACCCGGACGTCGGCGCCGACTGGGGCATCGCCGACCCGATCCTCTCCGACAGGGACAAGAAGAACCCCTACCGGGCGGATCTTCCGCCTGGCCGGCGCCCCTACATGGGGCTCCGCCGCTAG
- a CDS encoding decaprenyl-phosphate phosphoribosyltransferase: MARTLRSPAVADALEAPPPEGRRGSVAAGLLRTARIRQWPKNVLVFAAPGAAGVLTPGAALWRTLVAVALFCLVSSGTYFLNDALDVQADRLHPTKRFRPVAAGIISVRTAVIAGVSLMAVSLAAGTALRWRLGVVLAIYIAVQFAYSFYFKHQPIYDLAAVAAGFVLRALAGAVAVPVRVSQWFLIVATFGSLLMVTGKRVAEHAELGDERGAHRATLDEYSSTFLRTVLAISAACAILGYCLWAFSFETARVHHQHDQIWFQLSIVPVMIALLRFTFLVEAGKGAKPEELVLADRPLQMLGVVWAVLFAIGVYG, from the coding sequence GTGGCCAGGACGCTACGTTCACCGGCGGTCGCCGACGCGCTCGAGGCGCCGCCGCCAGAGGGCCGCCGCGGCTCGGTTGCCGCCGGACTGCTCCGGACGGCGCGGATCCGGCAATGGCCTAAGAACGTCCTCGTCTTCGCCGCACCCGGCGCTGCAGGCGTCCTGACCCCTGGCGCAGCGCTGTGGCGCACGCTTGTAGCGGTGGCGCTCTTCTGTCTGGTCTCGTCGGGGACCTACTTCCTGAACGACGCGCTCGACGTGCAGGCCGACCGGCTGCACCCCACCAAGAGATTCCGTCCGGTCGCCGCGGGAATCATCAGCGTGCGGACCGCGGTGATCGCGGGTGTCTCGCTCATGGCTGTCTCACTCGCCGCGGGGACCGCGCTGCGGTGGCGACTCGGCGTCGTTCTGGCGATCTACATAGCGGTCCAGTTCGCGTACAGCTTCTACTTCAAGCACCAGCCGATCTACGACCTGGCCGCAGTGGCCGCCGGGTTCGTTCTGCGGGCACTCGCCGGCGCGGTCGCCGTTCCCGTGCGGGTATCCCAGTGGTTCCTCATCGTTGCGACCTTCGGCAGCCTTTTGATGGTGACCGGAAAGCGCGTTGCCGAGCACGCGGAACTGGGCGACGAGCGCGGGGCGCACCGGGCGACCCTCGACGAGTACAGCTCCACTTTTCTCCGCACCGTTCTGGCGATATCGGCCGCCTGTGCGATCCTCGGCTACTGCCTCTGGGCGTTCAGCTTCGAGACCGCGAGGGTCCACCATCAGCACGACCAGATCTGGTTCCAGCTGTCGATAGTCCCCGTGATGATCGCCCTGCTCCGGTTCACCTTCCTGGTCGAGGCAGGCAAGGGCGCCAAGCCGGAGGAGCTCGTGCTGGCGGACCGCCCGCTGCAGATGCTGGGGGTGGTGTGGGCGGTGCTGTTCGCCATCGGCGTTTATGGGTGA